A single region of the Drosophila miranda strain MSH22 chromosome 2, D.miranda_PacBio2.1, whole genome shotgun sequence genome encodes:
- the LOC108157628 gene encoding carbonic anhydrase 2 isoform X2: MDQRKAKLNGPTRTAVSSHVFGYSEPNQRRWARHHGHCAGKTQSPIAITTSRTIPVHMPAVDMIGYHNLLPYPLKMVNNGHTVSIGIPKVNASNAEEDFLPYIRGAKLSGEYEVEGLHFHWGDKNNRGSEHVINDIRYTMEMHIVHRNKKYATIGEALNHPDGAAVLGFFFNLDEDEGQGLVTINRHLHLIADANQEATLNVTFSLSSLIAGVDVDKFYTYKGSLTTPPCSEAVTWILYSDPIPISPKQISRFRQLSDTQDGALVDNFRTLQPVGNRRIFARTGHVRHTSIAALKHEGDYLKYDWFY, encoded by the exons ATGGACCAGCGGAAAGCCAAGCTGAACGGACCGACTAGAACTG CTGTCAGCAGTCATGTGTTTGGCTACTCGGAGCCCAACCAACGACGCTGGGCCCGCCACCATGGCCACTGTGCCGGCAAGACACAGTCGCCCATTGCCATCACCACGAGCCGG ACCATACCCGTACATATGCCTGCCGTGGATATGATTGGCTACCACAACCTTCTGCCGTATCCCCTGAAAATGGTCAACAACGGACACACGG TCTCCATCGGTATACCCAAGGTCAATGCGAGCAACGCGGAGGAGGACTTCCTGCCCTACATTCGGGGGGCGAAGCTGTCCGGCGAATACGAGGTGGAGGGCCTGCACTTCCACTGGGGCGACAAGAACAACCGGGGCTCCGAGCATGTCATCAACGACATCCGCTACACCATGGAGATGCACATTGTGCATCGCAACAAGAAGTACGCGACTATCGGGGAGGCTCTCAATCATCCTGATGGCGCTGCCGTTCTCGGATTCTTCTTCAAT CTCGACGAGGACGAGGGTCAGGGTTTGGTGACCATTAATCGTCATCTGCATTTGATAGCCGACGCCAACCAGGAGGCCACCCTCAATGTCACCTTCTCCCTGTCATCCCTGATAGCCGGCGTCGACGTGGACAAGTTCTACACCTACAAGG GTTCCTTGACAACGCCTCCCTGCTCGGAGGCCGTCACCTGGATCCTGTACTCCGATCCCATTCCCATCTCCCCGAAGCAGATCTCTCGCTTCCGTCAGCTGTCGGACACGCAAGATGGGGCGCTGGTGGACAACTTCCGAACCCTGCAGCCGGTGGGAAATCGACGAATCTTTGCACGCACCGGACACGTGCGGCACACCTCGATTGCGGCCCTAAAGCACGAGGGCGACTATCTCAAGTACGACTGGTTCTACTGA
- the LOC108157628 gene encoding carbonic anhydrase 2 isoform X1, which translates to MKLAIIFEASFLVICWSQAVSSHVFGYSEPNQRRWARHHGHCAGKTQSPIAITTSRTIPVHMPAVDMIGYHNLLPYPLKMVNNGHTVSIGIPKVNASNAEEDFLPYIRGAKLSGEYEVEGLHFHWGDKNNRGSEHVINDIRYTMEMHIVHRNKKYATIGEALNHPDGAAVLGFFFNLDEDEGQGLVTINRHLHLIADANQEATLNVTFSLSSLIAGVDVDKFYTYKGSLTTPPCSEAVTWILYSDPIPISPKQISRFRQLSDTQDGALVDNFRTLQPVGNRRIFARTGHVRHTSIAALKHEGDYLKYDWFY; encoded by the exons ATGAAATTGGCTATAATATTCGAAGCTTCGTTCTTGGTGATCTGCTGGTCTCAAG CTGTCAGCAGTCATGTGTTTGGCTACTCGGAGCCCAACCAACGACGCTGGGCCCGCCACCATGGCCACTGTGCCGGCAAGACACAGTCGCCCATTGCCATCACCACGAGCCGG ACCATACCCGTACATATGCCTGCCGTGGATATGATTGGCTACCACAACCTTCTGCCGTATCCCCTGAAAATGGTCAACAACGGACACACGG TCTCCATCGGTATACCCAAGGTCAATGCGAGCAACGCGGAGGAGGACTTCCTGCCCTACATTCGGGGGGCGAAGCTGTCCGGCGAATACGAGGTGGAGGGCCTGCACTTCCACTGGGGCGACAAGAACAACCGGGGCTCCGAGCATGTCATCAACGACATCCGCTACACCATGGAGATGCACATTGTGCATCGCAACAAGAAGTACGCGACTATCGGGGAGGCTCTCAATCATCCTGATGGCGCTGCCGTTCTCGGATTCTTCTTCAAT CTCGACGAGGACGAGGGTCAGGGTTTGGTGACCATTAATCGTCATCTGCATTTGATAGCCGACGCCAACCAGGAGGCCACCCTCAATGTCACCTTCTCCCTGTCATCCCTGATAGCCGGCGTCGACGTGGACAAGTTCTACACCTACAAGG GTTCCTTGACAACGCCTCCCTGCTCGGAGGCCGTCACCTGGATCCTGTACTCCGATCCCATTCCCATCTCCCCGAAGCAGATCTCTCGCTTCCGTCAGCTGTCGGACACGCAAGATGGGGCGCTGGTGGACAACTTCCGAACCCTGCAGCCGGTGGGAAATCGACGAATCTTTGCACGCACCGGACACGTGCGGCACACCTCGATTGCGGCCCTAAAGCACGAGGGCGACTATCTCAAGTACGACTGGTTCTACTGA
- the LOC108157503 gene encoding fibrillin-2, whose translation MLIGKILIFSLLIGFLEAQICEVKRFSSVNGKRVERKIQTCCRGYRRLGKGPKIRCVATCQRNCGSGTCSKPNVCTCNSGYKNFNNVPSNRCIPACKGGCSKGTCQSPGRCVCSKDHILDTASGNCLPHCPSGCPNGSCVLPNKCNCNGGYSLNATSQTCHPICDQNCASGNGVCAAPNHCECKKGYLLDKESKSFMCRPVCSMGCDNGVCRAPDVCECKKNYQKGPDRNCVPICDYDCMNGNCTAPDVCECHKGYSPISKSICLPVCSGGCLNGFCEAPDLCTCNQGYMKQGSTCAPVCEGGCENGLCESPGTCTCNKGYGKESENRCVPICEAGCENGFCESPGKCSCHEGYAKESENRCVPICEGGCENGLCESPGKCSCHEGYTKESENRCAPICEDGCENGFCESPGKCSCKEGYAKESESRCAPICEDGCENGFCESPGKCSCNEGYGKESENRCVPICEDGCENGFCESPEKCSCNEGYAKESESRCGPICEDGCENGFCESPGRCSCNEGYAKESENRCAPICEGGCKNGFCESPGKCSCHEGYTKESENRCAPICEDGCENGFCESPEKCSCNEGYAKESETRCAPICEDGCENGFCESPGRCSCNEGYAKESENRCAPICEGGCENGFCESHGKCSCNEGYAKESENRCAPICKGGCENGFCESPGKCSCHEGYTKESANRCAPICEDGCENGFCESPGMCSCKEGYAKESESRCAPICEDGCENGFCESPGKCSCNEGYGKESENRCAPICEDGCENGFCESPGRCSCNEGYAKESENRCAPICEGGCENGFCESPEKCSCNEGYTKESENRCAPICEDGCENGFCESPGRCSCNEGYAKESENRCAPICEGGCENGICESPGKCSCHEGYTKESEIRCAPICEDGCENGFCESPGMCSCKEGYAKKSESRCAPICEDGCENGFCESPGRCSCNEGYAKESENRCAPICEGGCENGFCESPGKCSCNEGYAKESENRCAPICEDGCENGFCESPGKCSCNEGYGKESENRCAPICEDGCENGFCESPEKCSCNEGYAKESGSRCAPICEDGCENGFCESPGKCSCNEGYAKESENRCAPICEGGCENGFCESPGKCSCNEGYAKESENRCAPICEDGCENGFCESPGKCSCNEGYAKESENRCAPICEDGCESGFCESPGRCSCNEGYAKESAKRCVAICEGGCENGFCESPGKCSCIEGYAKESEKKCIPICEGGCENGFCVAPGLCSCIEGYIRIREGTCKPYCPNGCFNGSCVAPNVCNCENGSVYEFSSGMCVLEKNDFADGRSTDYLGSATSTTSWYDESTDSELSSSIPDLLFWCEKFCWNGTCIEEQCTCEPNYKLHRDEGDDGRLLCLPICEMECINGYCLFPGMCACFDGAEPAAGYLCQHLDGSGTGEQSYGQMSGKNRLKWLFIAIGIVAVVLSIVIAFLMCYIYKKRSYRVDKNEKEFGVYFSANKVDVIRA comes from the exons ATGTTGATTGGTAaaattttgatattttctCTACTTATCGGATTCTTAGAGGCCCAGATCTGCGAGGTGAAGCGGTTTAGCAGTGTGAATGGAAAGCGTGTG GAAAGGAAAATACAAACCTGCTGCAGGGGATACCGACGATTGGGAAAGGGGCCAAAGATTAGATGTGTGGCCACCTGCCAGCGGAACTGTGGGAGTGGCACGTGCTCCAAACCAAATGTTTGCACCTGCAACAGTGGATACAAAAACTTTAACAATGTCCCCTCTAATCG TTGTATTCCGGCCTGCAAGGGTGGCTGCAGCAAGGGCACATGCCAGTCTCCCGGACGGTGCGTCTGCTCCAAGGACCACATTCTGGACACCGCCAGCGGCAACTGTCTGCCTCACTGCCCCAGCGGCTGTCCCAACGGCAGCTGCGTACTGCCCAACAAGTGCAACTGCAACGGAGGCTACTCGCTGAACGCCACCAGCCAGACATGCCATCCCATCTGCGATCAGAACTGTGCCTCGGGCAACGGTGTCTGTGCGGCCCCTAATCACTGCGAGTGCAAGAAAGGCTACTTGCTGGACAAAGAATCTAAGTCGTTTATGTGTCGACCAGTATGCAGCATGGGCTGCGATAACGGGGTTTGTCGCGCACCCGATGTATGCGAGTGCAAGAAGAACTACCAGAAGGGACCCGATAGGAATTGCGTGCCCATCTGCGATTACGATTGCATGAATGGCAACTGCACGGCGCCGGACGTCTGTGAGTGCCACAAAGGTTACTCCCCCATCAGCAAGTCGATCTGCCTACCCGTCTGCAGCGGAGGGTGCCTGAACGGATTCTGTGAAGCGCCAGATCTCTGCACGTGCAACCAGGGCTATATGAAGCAGGGTAGCACCTGTGCGCCAGTTTGTGAGGGAGGATGTGAAAATGGCCTTTGCGAGTCTCCCGGAACGTGTACCTGCAACAAAGGATACGGGAAGGAGAGTGAGAACAGATGTGTTCCCATCTGCGAGGCCGGATGTGAGAACGGATTCTGCGAGTCTCCCGGAAAGTGTTCCTGCCACGAAGGATACGCAAAGGAGAGTGAGAACAGATGTGTTCCCATCTGCGAGGGCGGATGTGAGAACGGACTCTGCGAGTCTCCCGGAAAGTGTTCCTGCCACGAAGGATACACAAAGGAGAGTGAGAACAGATGTGCTCCTATTTGTGAGGATGGATGTGAGAACGGATTCTGCGAGTCTCCCGGAAAGTGTTCCTGTAAAGAAGGATACGCAAAAGAAAGTGAGAGCAGATGTGCTCCCATTTGTGAGGACGGATGTGAGAACGGATTCTGCGAGTCTCCCGGAAAGTGTTCTTGCAACGAAGGATACGGAAAGGAGAGTGAGAACAGATGTGTTCCTATTTGTGAGGATGGATGTGAGAACGGATTCTGCGAGTCTCCCGAAAAGTGTTCCTGCAACGAAGGATACGCAAAAGAAAGTGAGAGCAGATGTGGTCCCATTTGTGAGGACGGATGTGAGAATGGATTCTGCGAGTCTCCAGGAAGATGTTCTTGCAACGAAGGATACGCAAAAGAGAGTGAGAACAGATGTGCTCCCATTTGCGAAGGCGGGTGTAAGAACGGATTCTGCGAGTCTCCCGGAAAGTGTTCCTGCCACGAAGGATACACAAAGGAGAGTGAGAACAGATGTGCTCCTATTTGTGAGGATGGATGTGAGAACGGATTCTGCGAGTCTCCCGAAAAGTGTTCCTGCAACGAAGGATACGCAAAAGAAAGTGAGACCAGATGTGCTCCCATTTGTGAGGACGGATGTGAGAATGGATTCTGCGAGTCTCCAGGAAGATGTTCTTGCAACGAAGGATACGCAAAAGAGAGTGAGAACAGATGTGCTCCCATTTGCGAAGGCGGGTGTGAGAACGGATTCTGCGAGTCTCACGGAAAGTGTTCCTGCAACGAAGGATACGCAAAGGAGAGTGAGAACAGATGTGCTCCCATTTGTAAGGGCGGATGTGAGAACGGATTCTGCGAGTCTCCCGGAAAGTGTTCCTGCCACGAAGGATACACAAAGGAGAGTGCGAACAGATGTGCTCCTATTTGTGAGGATGGATGTGAGAACGGATTCTGCGAGTCTCCCGGAATGTGTTCCTGTAAAGAAGGATACGCAAAAGAAAGTGAGAGCAGATGTGCTCCCATTTGTGAGGACGGATGTGAGAATGGATTCTGCGAGTCTCCCGGAAAGTGTTCTTGCAACGAAGGATACGGAAAGGAGAGTGAGAACAGATGTGCTCCTATTTGTGAGGATGGATGTGAGAACGGATTCTGCGAGTCTCCAGGAAGATGTTCTTGCAACGAAGGATACGCAAAAGAGAGTGAGAACAGATGTGCTCCCATTTGCGAAGGCGGGTGTGAGAACGGATTCTGCGAGTCTCCCGAAAAGTGTTCCTGCAACGAAGGATACACAAAGGAGAGTGAGAACAGATGTGCTCCTATTTGTGAGGACGGATGTGAGAATGGATTCTGCGAGTCTCCAGGAAGATGTTCTTGCAACGAAGGATACGCAAAAGAGAGTGAGAACAGATGTGCTCCCATTTGCGAAGGCGGGTGTGAGAACGGAATCTGCGAGTCTCCCGGAAAGTGTTCCTGCCACGAAGGATACACAAAGGAGAGTGAGATCAGATGTGCTCCTATTTGTGAGGATGGATGTGAGAACGGATTCTGCGAGTCTCCCGGAATGTGTTCCTGTAAAGAAGGATACGCAAAAAAAAGTGAGAGCAGATGTGCTCCCATTTGTGAGGACGGATGTGAGAATGGATTCTGCGAGTCTCCAGGAAGATGTTCTTGCAACGAAGGATACGCAAAAGAGAGTGAGAACAGATGTGCTCCCATTTGCGAAGGCGGGTGTGAGAACGGATTCTGCGAGTCTCCCGGAAAGTGTTCTTGCAACGAAGGATACGCAAAAGAGAGTGAGAACAGATGTGCTCCCATTTGTGAGGACGGATGTGAGAACGGATTCTGCGAGTCTCCCGGAAAGTGTTCTTGCAACGAAGGATACGGAAAGGAGAGTGAGAACAGATGTGCTCCTATTTGTGAGGATGGATGTGAGAACGGATTCTGCGAGTCTCCCGAAAAGTGTTCCTGCAACGAAGGATACGCAAAAGAAAGTGGGAGCAGATGTGCTCCCATTTGTGAGGACGGATGTGAGAACGGATTCTGCGAGTCTCCCGGAAAGTGTTCTTGCAACGAAGGATACGCAAAGGAGAGTGAGAACAGATGTGCTCCCATTTGTGAGGGCGGATGTGAGAACGGATTCTGCGAGTCTCCCGGAAAGTGTTCCTGCAACGAAGGATACGCAAAAGAAAGTGAGAACAGATGTGCTCCCATTTGTGAGGACGGATGTGAGAACGGATTCTGCGAGTCTCCCGGAAAGTGTTCCTGCAACGAAGGATACGCAAAAGAAAGTGAGAACAGATGTGCTCCCATTTGTGAGGACGGATGTGAGAGCGGATTCTGCGAGTCTCCCGGAAGGTGTTCCTGCAACGAAGGATACGCAAAGGAGAGTGCAAAGAGATGTGTTGCCATCTGCGAGGGCGGATGTGAGAACGGATTCTGTGAGTCTCCCGGAAAGTGTTCGTGCATCGAAGGATACGCAAAGGAGAGTGAGAAAAAATGTATTCCCATCTGCGAGGGCGGATGTGAGAACGGATTCTGCGTGGCGCCTGGGCTGTGCTCGTGTATCGAAGGTTACATCAGGATCAGAGAAGGCACCTGCAAGCCCTATTGCCCAAATGGATGTTTTAATGGCTCCTGCGTCGCTCCCAATGTTTGTAATTGCGAGAATGGTTCTGTCTATGAGTTCTCGTCAGGAATGTGTGTCCTTGAGAAGAATGATTTCGCTGACGGCCGAAGCACAGATTATCTTGGATCTGCCACCTCGACTACTAGCTGGTACGACGAATCCACGGATTCAGAGCTTTCCTCCTCGATACCCGATCTGTTATTTTGGTGCGAGAAGTTCTGCTGGAACGGGACGTGCATTGAGGAGCAGTGTACTTGCGAGCCAAACTACAAGCTTCACAGAGACGAAGGGGACGATGGACGGCTTCTGTGCCTCCCAATTTGCGAGATGGAGTGCATCAACGGGTACTGCCTGTTTCCCGGAATGTGCGCTTGCTTCGATGGTGCCGAGCCGGCTGCCGGTTACCTGTGCCAGCATCTAGACGGATCGGGCACGGGGGAGCAATCCTATGGCCAGATGAGCGGCAAAAACCGATTGAAATGGCTGTTCATTGCGATCGGGATCGTTGCGGTGGTTTTGTCCATTGTCATTGCGTTTCTGATGTGTTATATCTACAAGAAGCGTAGCTATCGAGTGGACAAGAACG aaAAAGAATTTGGAGTGTACTTTTCTGCGAATAAGGTAGATGTCATTCGAGCTTGA
- the LOC108157629 gene encoding uncharacterized protein LOC108157629, whose protein sequence is MYIIELLLCAGMLMTLLDGIECVEFYTEKPSYLESCRIYEPEFTNCSTRSIQKFMNQVIKGIPEIDESFGPIDPMKQDQLVFKQDNSDIATISANLTEMLIRGFGKMVIKESKVSKKDFSWLTKIYLPTMRLDCKYKMIGRILLVPLRGGGNMSMEIDDLNILMSTKTHLYEKGGYTFYNVTSVRVSLKVGKVKTNMENLFNGHSKEVERGTNQFFNDNWRDLFEALRPLVAETVERTLLKLLQKVFNLIPANFFVEDIPNSLALYGRKTEMIA, encoded by the exons ATGTACATAATTGAGTTACTGCTGTGCGCGGGCATGTTGATGACGCTTCTCGACGGCATCGAGTGCGTCGAATTCTATACGGAAAAGC CCTCTTACCTTGAATCGTGTCGGATCTATGAGCCCGAGTTCACCAACTGCTCAACACGTTCGATTCAGAAATTCATGAATCAGGTAATCAAAG GTATACCCGAGATAGATGAATCTTTTGGACCCATTGACCCCATGAAACAGGATCAGCTGGTGTTCAAGCAGGACAACAGCGATATTGCCACCATTTCGGCCAATCTCACGGAGATGCTGATACGCGGCTTTGGCAAGATGGTGATCAAGGAGAGCAA GGTCAGCAAAAAGGACTTTAGCTGGCTGACAAAGATCTACTTGCCAACAATGCGCTTGGATTGCAAATATAAAATGATCGGACGCATTCTGCTAGTGCCCCTCCGAGGAGGTGGCAACATGTCCATGGAAATAG ATGACCTTAACATACTGATGAGCACCAAGACACACCTCTACGAGAAGGGCGGTTACACCTTCTACAACGTGACATCGGTGCGGGTGAGCCTGAAGGTCGGAAAGGTGAAGACCAATATGGAGAATCTGTTCAATGGCCACAGCAAGGAGGTGGAGCGCGGCACCAATCAGTTCTTCAACGACAATTGGCGGGATCTGTTCGAGGCATTGCGTCCTCTGGTCGCCGAGACTGTGGAGCGGACGCTGCTAAAGCTGCTGCAGAAGGTGTTCAATCTGATACCCGCCAACTTTTTCGTGGAGGATATACCCAACTCCCTGGCCCTGTACGGCCGAAAGACGGAAATGATCGCGTAG